The Chryseobacterium geocarposphaerae genome window below encodes:
- a CDS encoding trigger factor: MKVTAKNHDDVSALLTVTLEKSDYKEKVEKQLINYAKNAQVPGFRKGKVPLSMVRKQYEAGIAFEEINKQVSDALNGYVNENKLRLVGQPVPQPVNEFDYNADQLEVAFEVGYEPEFTIDLSKYEAPHYKVEASEKEINKSIENMQKRFAEQAPQDKINKDSYIALEISQVVEEDAEGEHHHHPKNVTITAENKEAFKLVKSLKMDGSVKVSKETLAENEELAKELGFAKEEVEHLHHAEVEVKVKDFYALNLAELNQDLFDKVYGEGNIKSEEELKEKVKSELDEYFQQNADVHFVNKVLEQVSEKEEVKLPETFLVKWLQFSNQNIQSEEQAKEILEAEKNQLKYQIIEGKLMTDNEIQLDYADVLGQAEQLVRNQLAIYGIHHLGDEEIQKYAVEMLKDQEQVRQISSEVAMAKLKDVILEKATKKETAISHDEFLEELKK; this comes from the coding sequence ATGAAGGTTACTGCAAAAAACCATGATGATGTAAGTGCATTGCTTACAGTGACATTGGAAAAATCTGACTATAAGGAAAAAGTTGAGAAACAATTGATTAATTATGCTAAAAATGCACAAGTTCCTGGATTCAGAAAAGGAAAAGTGCCTTTGAGTATGGTTAGAAAACAATATGAAGCAGGGATTGCTTTTGAAGAAATCAACAAGCAGGTTTCTGATGCTTTGAACGGGTATGTAAATGAAAACAAACTAAGATTAGTTGGTCAGCCTGTTCCTCAGCCAGTAAACGAATTCGATTACAATGCTGATCAGTTAGAAGTTGCTTTTGAAGTAGGATACGAACCAGAATTCACTATCGACTTATCTAAATATGAAGCTCCTCACTATAAAGTAGAGGCTTCTGAAAAAGAAATCAACAAGAGTATTGAGAACATGCAGAAGCGTTTTGCTGAGCAGGCTCCTCAAGACAAAATCAATAAAGATTCTTACATTGCTTTAGAAATTTCTCAGGTTGTTGAGGAAGATGCTGAAGGAGAGCACCACCACCATCCAAAGAACGTTACCATTACTGCTGAAAACAAAGAAGCTTTCAAATTGGTAAAGTCTTTGAAAATGGACGGATCTGTAAAAGTTTCTAAAGAAACTCTTGCTGAAAATGAAGAATTGGCTAAAGAATTAGGGTTTGCTAAAGAAGAAGTTGAGCATTTACACCACGCTGAGGTTGAAGTAAAAGTAAAAGATTTCTATGCTCTTAACTTAGCTGAACTTAACCAGGATCTTTTTGATAAAGTATATGGTGAAGGAAATATCAAGTCTGAAGAAGAATTGAAAGAAAAAGTAAAATCTGAATTGGATGAATATTTCCAGCAAAATGCTGATGTTCACTTTGTGAATAAAGTATTGGAGCAGGTTTCTGAAAAAGAAGAAGTAAAACTTCCTGAAACTTTCTTGGTAAAATGGTTGCAATTCTCTAATCAGAACATTCAGTCTGAAGAGCAGGCTAAAGAAATCCTTGAAGCTGAGAAAAACCAGTTGAAATATCAGATCATCGAAGGAAAATTGATGACAGATAACGAAATTCAGTTAGACTATGCTGACGTTTTAGGACAAGCTGAGCAATTGGTAAGAAACCAATTAGCTATCTACGGAATTCACCACTTAGGTGATGAGGAAATCCAGAAATATGCTGTTGAGATGTTGAAAGATCAGGAGCAGGTGAGACAAATTTCTTCTGAAGTAGCAATGGCTAAATTGAAAGATGTAATCCTTGAAAAAGCAACTAAGAAAGAAACTGCTATTTCTCACGATGAGTTTTTAGAAGAACTTAAGAAATAA
- a CDS encoding DUF3109 family protein — protein sequence MIQIDDKLISEDIFSEEFVCNLTKCKGACCVEGDVGAPLDKDELEILDSIFDKIKPYLTQEGIKALEEQGTWTTDPSDGMYVTPMVEDRECAYVTFDEKGITKCGIEKAYEDGALDWQKPISCHLYPIRITEYSTFSALNYHEWNVCSDACTLGKELQVPVYKFLKTPLTRKYGEDFYTTLSEVAEEWKNEYGS from the coding sequence ATGATTCAGATAGACGATAAATTAATTTCAGAGGATATATTTTCCGAAGAGTTTGTATGTAACCTTACCAAATGTAAGGGGGCATGTTGTGTGGAAGGAGATGTAGGTGCTCCGCTAGATAAAGATGAGCTTGAAATATTAGACAGTATTTTTGATAAGATAAAACCTTACTTAACACAGGAAGGAATAAAGGCACTTGAAGAACAGGGAACCTGGACCACAGATCCGTCGGACGGGATGTATGTAACCCCAATGGTTGAAGACCGTGAATGCGCTTATGTTACTTTTGACGAAAAAGGAATTACCAAATGTGGGATTGAAAAGGCCTATGAAGACGGTGCCTTAGATTGGCAAAAACCTATTTCTTGCCACCTATACCCGATCAGGATCACAGAATATTCTACTTTTTCAGCTTTAAATTACCATGAATGGAATGTATGTAGTGATGCCTGCACTTTAGGAAAAGAATTGCAGGTTCCTGTTTATAAATTTTTAAAAACTCCGCTTACAAGAAAATACGGTGAAGATTTCTACACGACTCTAAGTGAAGTTGCAGAAGAGTGGAAAAACGAGTATGGTTCTTAA
- a CDS encoding universal stress protein has protein sequence MINIVLPVDFGEKTDQLIDGAVKFAKQVNGKINLIHVAPTDIGFAIGDMGYQYFPEVEENEIREELVQLNKLQQRVLAHDIDCEHLLKQGIAKDIILEYAKTKKADFIVMGSHGRSGIYDVFVGSLTKGLTKSSPIPVLVLPIHE, from the coding sequence ATGATAAATATAGTATTACCCGTAGATTTTGGGGAAAAAACAGATCAGCTGATAGATGGAGCCGTCAAGTTTGCAAAACAGGTCAATGGAAAAATAAATCTGATACATGTTGCTCCTACTGATATAGGTTTTGCTATTGGCGATATGGGATATCAATATTTTCCTGAGGTTGAAGAGAACGAAATCAGAGAAGAATTGGTACAGCTCAACAAACTTCAGCAAAGAGTTCTTGCCCATGATATAGATTGCGAGCACCTTTTGAAACAAGGGATTGCAAAAGATATCATTCTGGAGTATGCAAAAACCAAAAAAGCTGATTTTATTGTGATGGGATCACATGGAAGAAGCGGAATATATGACGTTTTTGTAGGAAGCTTAACTAAAGGACTTACCAAGAGTTCACCTATTCCGGTCCTAGTTTTGCCTATTCATGAATAA
- a CDS encoding ABC-F family ATP-binding cassette domain-containing protein, translating to MLSVQSLGLHHSGTYLFQNVNFTIKKDDKIGLVGKNGAGKSTLLKMLSGEINFYEGNVVPEGNITIGFLKQDLDFVKGRTVWAETMQAFEQINAWKNELEEVNHQMATRTDYESDSYTDLINKMAELNDLLMNHDAYNLEGDMEKVLFGLGFKADDFQKITDEFSGGWRMRIELAKLLLQKNDIMLLDEPTNHLDMESIMWLENFLKDYPGAIVLVSHDKQFMTAVCNRTFDINNKKVDDYKANYSKYLIMREDRREKLIQAKKNQDAEIKQMEDNINKFRASATKASFAQSLIKKLDKIERIEVDNEDVSKFNIRFVQSQVPGKIIFEAEKLGKAYGDKQIFDDVDFIVQRGDRIALLGQNGQGKTTLAKILAGDIKDYSGTWNLGHNVNIGYFAQNQEEVLTPNKTVQEEAEDAATEETRPRVRDLLGSFLFQGEAVNKKTKVLSGGERNRLALCKLLLRPFNTLIMDEPTNHLDIQSKEIIKLALQKFEGTLIVISHDREFLQGLCDKIYEFRDGKMKEFLGDINEYLEFRQKESIREISAEKAKLHNEVPKIEEKKAEEKPAPASQSNVILSKEQKNIQNKIKKVEEKISELETKVEEFEASFTKENPSDETLEKYNKTKEELDLALQEWEYLGAQLD from the coding sequence ATGCTTTCTGTTCAGAGTCTAGGATTACATCATTCAGGAACATATTTGTTTCAAAACGTGAATTTCACGATTAAAAAGGATGATAAAATTGGTTTGGTTGGTAAAAATGGGGCGGGGAAATCCACTTTATTGAAAATGCTTTCCGGAGAAATTAATTTCTACGAAGGAAACGTGGTTCCGGAAGGAAATATTACCATTGGTTTCCTGAAGCAGGATCTTGATTTTGTAAAAGGAAGAACAGTCTGGGCAGAAACAATGCAGGCTTTCGAACAGATCAATGCATGGAAAAATGAGCTAGAAGAGGTGAATCATCAGATGGCAACAAGAACCGACTACGAAAGTGATTCTTATACCGATTTGATTAATAAGATGGCCGAGCTAAACGATCTTTTGATGAACCACGATGCCTACAATCTTGAGGGCGACATGGAAAAAGTGCTGTTTGGTTTAGGTTTTAAAGCAGATGATTTCCAAAAAATTACCGATGAATTTTCAGGAGGCTGGAGAATGAGGATTGAATTGGCAAAACTGCTTCTTCAAAAGAACGATATCATGCTTCTTGATGAGCCTACCAACCACCTGGATATGGAATCGATCATGTGGCTGGAAAACTTTTTGAAAGATTATCCTGGAGCAATTGTTTTGGTAAGTCACGATAAGCAGTTCATGACGGCAGTTTGTAACAGAACTTTTGATATCAACAACAAAAAGGTTGATGATTATAAAGCTAATTATTCCAAATATCTGATCATGCGTGAAGACCGCCGTGAAAAGCTGATTCAGGCTAAAAAGAATCAGGACGCGGAGATTAAGCAGATGGAAGATAATATTAATAAGTTCCGTGCAAGTGCTACCAAAGCTTCTTTTGCACAGTCACTTATTAAAAAATTAGATAAAATTGAGCGTATCGAAGTGGATAATGAAGACGTTTCCAAATTCAACATCCGTTTCGTTCAGTCACAGGTTCCGGGAAAAATTATTTTCGAAGCCGAAAAATTAGGAAAAGCTTATGGAGACAAGCAGATTTTTGATGATGTAGACTTTATCGTTCAGAGAGGAGACAGAATTGCGCTTTTGGGACAAAACGGTCAGGGAAAAACAACGTTGGCGAAAATTCTTGCGGGAGATATCAAAGATTATTCAGGAACCTGGAATCTCGGGCATAATGTAAACATCGGTTACTTCGCCCAAAATCAGGAGGAAGTTCTGACGCCGAATAAAACGGTTCAGGAAGAAGCGGAAGATGCTGCAACAGAAGAAACCAGACCTAGAGTTCGTGATTTATTAGGATCTTTCCTGTTTCAGGGTGAGGCCGTGAACAAAAAAACGAAGGTACTTTCCGGAGGGGAAAGAAACCGTTTGGCGCTTTGTAAATTGTTGTTACGTCCTTTCAATACGCTGATTATGGACGAACCTACGAACCACTTGGATATTCAGTCTAAGGAAATTATCAAACTGGCTCTTCAGAAGTTTGAAGGGACATTAATTGTGATTTCGCACGACAGGGAGTTCTTACAAGGTCTTTGTGATAAAATATACGAATTCCGTGATGGTAAAATGAAGGAATTCTTAGGAGACATCAACGAATATCTTGAATTCAGACAGAAAGAATCCATCAGAGAGATTTCTGCTGAAAAAGCAAAACTTCACAACGAAGTGCCAAAGATTGAGGAAAAAAAGGCGGAGGAAAAGCCTGCTCCGGCCAGTCAATCGAATGTGATCCTAAGCAAAGAGCAGAAAAATATTCAGAATAAAATAAAAAAAGTAGAAGAAAAAATTTCTGAGCTTGAAACCAAAGTGGAGGAATTTGAAGCTTCTTTTACAAAGGAAAACCCATCTGATGAAACTTTAGAGAAGTATAACAAAACTAAGGAAGAGTTGGATCTTGCATTGCAGGAATGGGAATATTTGGGAGCTCAATTGGATTAA
- a CDS encoding M16 family metallopeptidase → MKKMLFSFAVIFFASANGFAQNIPADPSVRIGTLSNGMKYYIKKNNLPEKKVDFRLAINAGSILEDENQRGLAHFMEHMNFNGTKNFPDNKLVDFLQSIGVKFGQHLNAYTSFDETVYMLPVPLDKPGNLDSGLKVMEDWAFNATLSDEQINKERGVVLEELRLGLGADKRMSDKYLPKLLYNSQYANRLPIGKKEVLENFKPDVIRKFHQDWYRPDLMAIVVVGDINVDEVEKKIKDNFSKYKNPAKPKERKIFDLPNHKETLVAIETDPDATSSRVQFIMKDSEAYTPDVTIEQYNQSLIKNLATTMLNNRLRELINSNNPPFTYGSVYHGGTYARTKEAFQGFAMTKEGDQLNALTVLLTEVERAKKFGFTQSELDRAKSQVLSNVENSYNNRDKTESYMLVDEYVRNFLEQEPMPGIIWEYEDTKAFLPGVTLAQTNDIIKKFVKDDSRVIVITGPKKDNVKMPTEAMVLNAFESVKMADIKPYEEKATIKNLVKPFKSEGKIAKTETDEKLGITTWTLSNGAKVTFKKTDFKDDEIVFSARSLGGNSLIPDADFNKTQFAYQALTEAGVNSASKADLTNYLAGKQVSVTPYISSTLEGIYGRTNQKDLSTAMELTYAYFTGLNYSPEAFNAYKMKQSAMLNNLLSNPQTYFASEHAKFTNQKNPRFIGILPLEKDWAATDYKKAYDIYKEKFANAGNFHFYFVGNIDEAKFKNEVLQYIASLPTTGKTTNFKDTGYRSITGDHTRVYKKGKDPKSMVQIVYSGETPYNEKEALALSALGEVATIKVIEKLREDESGIYGGGARGGMYKVPYGNYSFSVSFPCGPENADKLTKSAIAELQKLIEKGPEQKDLDKYKEGELNDYKTDLKDNNYWVNALSKNQLDGSDKYDILNYQEKVKALTVKDLQDVAKKYLTKNRVIATLMPEDGWENTKKEDGKPAAIKASVAN, encoded by the coding sequence ATGAAGAAAATGTTATTTTCATTTGCAGTGATCTTCTTCGCATCTGCAAATGGCTTTGCTCAGAACATTCCAGCAGATCCTTCTGTGAGAATCGGGACTCTTTCCAATGGAATGAAGTATTACATCAAGAAAAATAATTTACCGGAAAAGAAAGTTGACTTCAGACTGGCGATCAATGCGGGATCTATCCTGGAAGACGAAAACCAAAGAGGTCTTGCGCATTTTATGGAGCACATGAACTTTAACGGGACTAAAAACTTTCCGGATAATAAACTGGTTGACTTTTTACAATCGATAGGAGTGAAGTTCGGACAGCACCTTAATGCTTATACAAGCTTTGATGAGACGGTGTATATGCTTCCTGTACCTTTAGATAAGCCGGGTAATCTTGATTCCGGTCTCAAGGTGATGGAAGACTGGGCTTTCAATGCTACACTTTCTGATGAACAAATTAACAAAGAAAGAGGCGTGGTACTGGAAGAATTAAGATTAGGTTTGGGTGCGGATAAAAGAATGTCTGATAAATATCTTCCTAAGCTTTTATACAATTCACAATATGCAAACAGGCTTCCGATAGGAAAGAAAGAAGTGCTGGAAAACTTTAAGCCGGATGTGATCAGAAAATTTCACCAGGATTGGTACAGACCTGATTTAATGGCAATTGTAGTAGTAGGAGACATCAATGTAGATGAAGTTGAAAAAAAGATAAAAGACAACTTTAGCAAATATAAAAATCCTGCTAAACCAAAAGAAAGGAAGATTTTTGATCTGCCTAATCACAAAGAAACATTGGTGGCTATAGAAACAGATCCGGATGCTACAAGCTCCAGAGTTCAGTTCATTATGAAAGATTCGGAAGCGTATACGCCTGATGTAACGATTGAACAATACAATCAGAGCCTGATTAAGAATCTGGCGACTACAATGTTGAATAACAGGCTGAGAGAACTGATCAATTCAAATAATCCTCCTTTTACTTACGGTTCGGTTTATCATGGAGGAACTTATGCAAGAACAAAAGAAGCTTTTCAGGGGTTTGCTATGACGAAAGAGGGAGATCAGTTGAATGCGCTTACGGTACTTTTAACAGAAGTGGAAAGAGCAAAGAAATTCGGATTTACCCAATCTGAGCTTGACAGGGCAAAATCTCAGGTTTTATCCAATGTTGAAAATTCTTATAATAACAGAGATAAGACAGAAAGTTATATGCTTGTAGATGAGTATGTAAGAAATTTTTTGGAGCAGGAACCTATGCCGGGAATTATTTGGGAATATGAAGATACAAAAGCGTTTTTACCAGGCGTTACATTAGCACAAACCAACGATATCATCAAGAAATTTGTGAAAGATGACAGTAGGGTTATTGTAATCACAGGTCCTAAAAAGGATAATGTTAAAATGCCTACCGAAGCAATGGTTCTTAATGCTTTTGAATCTGTAAAAATGGCAGATATTAAGCCTTATGAAGAAAAAGCAACGATTAAAAACCTGGTAAAACCATTTAAATCAGAAGGTAAGATCGCGAAAACTGAAACAGATGAAAAACTGGGAATAACAACCTGGACGTTGAGCAACGGAGCAAAAGTAACCTTTAAGAAAACAGATTTTAAAGATGATGAAATCGTATTTTCAGCAAGAAGTCTGGGAGGAAACTCTTTAATTCCTGATGCGGATTTTAATAAGACACAGTTTGCTTACCAGGCTTTGACTGAAGCCGGCGTTAACAGTGCCTCTAAAGCAGATCTTACGAATTATCTTGCTGGAAAGCAGGTGAGTGTTACTCCATATATCAGTAGTACATTGGAGGGTATATATGGTAGAACAAACCAAAAAGATTTAAGCACGGCAATGGAGCTTACTTACGCTTATTTTACGGGTCTAAATTACAGCCCTGAAGCCTTTAATGCCTATAAGATGAAGCAGTCTGCAATGCTGAATAATCTTTTATCAAATCCGCAGACTTATTTTGCCAGTGAACATGCTAAGTTTACGAATCAGAAAAATCCAAGATTCATAGGAATTCTTCCGCTGGAAAAAGATTGGGCGGCTACAGATTACAAAAAAGCGTACGATATTTACAAAGAGAAATTTGCCAATGCAGGAAACTTCCATTTCTATTTCGTAGGGAATATTGATGAAGCTAAATTTAAAAATGAAGTTTTACAATATATAGCTAGTTTACCAACTACAGGAAAAACCACTAATTTTAAAGATACAGGATACAGATCCATTACCGGAGATCATACCAGAGTGTACAAAAAAGGTAAGGATCCGAAAAGTATGGTTCAGATTGTGTATTCAGGAGAAACACCTTACAATGAGAAGGAAGCTTTGGCACTTTCAGCTTTAGGGGAAGTAGCTACCATTAAAGTAATTGAAAAGTTGAGAGAAGACGAGAGTGGTATCTACGGTGGCGGAGCAAGAGGAGGAATGTATAAAGTTCCTTACGGTAATTACAGCTTCAGTGTAAGTTTCCCTTGTGGACCGGAAAATGCTGATAAACTGACGAAAAGTGCGATTGCAGAGCTTCAGAAACTTATTGAAAAAGGCCCTGAACAAAAAGACCTGGATAAATATAAGGAAGGGGAGTTGAATGACTATAAAACAGATTTAAAGGACAACAATTACTGGGTGAATGCTTTATCTAAAAATCAGCTGGATGGAAGTGATAAATATGACATCCTTAACTATCAGGAGAAAGTAAAAGCACTTACCGTAAAAGATCTGCAGGATGTTGCTAAAAAATATCTAACGAAAAACAGAGTAATTGCTACATTAATGCCGGAAGACGGGTGGGAGAACACCAAAAAAGAAGACGGAAAACCTGCGGCTATTAAAGCAAGTGTTGCCAACTAA
- a CDS encoding DUF6427 family protein, with product MFKLLSKESNIFSIPVYIVFLLFIVIIFNILNFNTYEAIIAGITFLGIALAYFCFHSIALNYQTHLPLFLYTFFIFGLYPGGLDIGIAVALLTNSFLLLLLTSTNEDLRKKSYVLVGSIVALNFIFLPTTWPMAIFVMIHVIATSERVGLNIIRFLLGILLIAISYFSAMYFLDFTTWNPDYFPFGKMKIITDYHDIFPLIPIALLLIYAIYDHFSNYNKKSPISRYKYTFLLVFSLAQLVTIILYMNKNYEYLLLLAFPCSIILSRMLRFLPKYWMREASLWLIIISLIMFKAETYFDIF from the coding sequence ATGTTTAAATTACTTTCAAAAGAAAGCAATATTTTTTCGATTCCGGTCTATATTGTTTTTCTTCTTTTTATAGTAATCATATTTAACATACTGAATTTCAACACTTATGAAGCTATTATTGCCGGGATTACCTTCCTGGGAATTGCGTTGGCTTATTTTTGTTTTCACTCTATTGCACTTAATTATCAAACCCACCTCCCTTTATTTTTATATACATTTTTTATTTTCGGATTATATCCGGGCGGGCTGGACATAGGTATTGCCGTAGCACTGCTCACGAATTCATTTCTTTTGCTTCTTCTTACAAGTACGAATGAAGATTTAAGAAAAAAATCTTATGTACTGGTAGGTTCCATTGTAGCCCTTAATTTTATATTTCTTCCTACCACATGGCCCATGGCTATTTTCGTTATGATACACGTTATTGCTACTTCAGAACGAGTAGGTTTGAATATCATCAGATTTTTACTGGGAATCCTTCTTATCGCAATCAGTTATTTTTCTGCGATGTACTTCTTGGATTTCACTACCTGGAACCCCGATTATTTCCCTTTTGGAAAAATGAAGATCATTACAGATTATCACGATATTTTTCCTTTAATTCCTATTGCGTTGCTTCTTATTTATGCTATATATGACCATTTCAGCAATTACAATAAAAAAAGTCCGATAAGCAGATATAAATATACGTTCTTACTGGTTTTTTCATTAGCGCAGCTGGTAACTATTATTCTGTATATGAATAAAAACTATGAGTACTTATTATTATTGGCATTTCCCTGCAGTATTATTTTAAGTAGAATGCTACGTTTCCTCCCGAAATACTGGATGCGGGAAGCGAGTTTGTGGCTTATCATCATAAGCCTGATTATGTTTAAAGCAGAAACATATTTTGATATATTTTAA
- a CDS encoding DUF6341 family protein, translated as MTSFFLFLSKVFKWSFGFYDAFGNVLNWVLFIVCCVLFTYWCYVLVAKLGGDKDKEYFSPTEGKHPYYDPKIYKKEG; from the coding sequence ATGACGTCTTTCTTTCTATTCTTAAGTAAAGTTTTCAAATGGTCTTTCGGTTTTTATGATGCGTTTGGGAATGTTTTAAACTGGGTACTATTTATCGTTTGCTGTGTTTTGTTTACTTACTGGTGCTATGTTTTAGTAGCAAAATTAGGTGGAGATAAAGACAAAGAATATTTTTCTCCTACAGAAGGAAAACATCCTTATTACGATCCAAAAATCTACAAAAAAGAAGGTTAA
- a CDS encoding TonB-dependent receptor — protein sequence MKLIYSFMLILCGFAFTNAQQTYTVQGTVQDFHDKTMLENAVVKIGDFSTKTDKNGKFSFNKIPTGKYILIAKHPDCNDYTENIGITQDLHLTITLEHHIQDIETVTLHGSHKNNGSMVVKTIDKSMISRNVTENLGNLLTNISGVNVLKTGNNIAKPIIHGLYGSRVSILNDGVKLAEQEWGVEHAPNVDVNNFEHIDVVKGASALKYGSGAVGGVVVLQPQILPKKDTIMGNVALSGISNGRGADLNVKLAKTWKDGWAIKTNGSYKKLGDLQAPDYGLMNTGIENSGFNFGVQKMTFNKGFSFDYYLTKSSIGILRSSHVGNSEDLRLALTSSEPIYQRDFSYDIDNPRQEIEHHIAKISAYQRFENFGKITATYSFQYNHRKEYDIRRTEELSKKPALDLELITNDLNINHLIERGKWNLETGINAGYQNNYSNTQTEARRLVPNYDRYYAGIYSVFKYKMAPVLDLELGGRYDFDHYEVTKWYDLSDWNKLYAADYSDFEVRVNKNRILTKPSLSYNNVSVNGGIVYHPSEYFDLKFNYARVSRSPNVAELFADGLHHSAAIIERGDMRMKSETGNQFNLVADVKANVLKGLNVSVNPYFFYTQNFINEIPTGYQNTQWGGAFVVYNYQQIDAKMYGIDLDVQLKITDHLNYKGSGSYVYGQDLTNNVPLILMMPPNFNNSLEFNKKEWKNFYFNVSNNTYLKQTRFPVYNVPIRLFDSDGNAYNEEVDISTPPSGYSLWNLQTGVNLSKNFGVDFSVRNVFNKSYRDYLNRLRFFSSEMGRNFILTLKYQF from the coding sequence ATGAAATTGATATATAGCTTTATGTTGATCCTTTGCGGATTTGCATTTACAAACGCACAGCAGACTTACACGGTGCAGGGAACTGTTCAGGATTTTCATGATAAAACGATGCTGGAAAATGCAGTCGTGAAAATTGGAGACTTTTCTACAAAAACCGATAAAAACGGTAAGTTTTCATTTAATAAAATTCCTACAGGAAAATATATACTCATTGCTAAACATCCCGATTGTAATGATTATACTGAAAATATAGGAATTACTCAGGATTTGCATTTGACAATCACTCTTGAGCACCATATTCAGGATATTGAAACGGTAACCCTTCATGGAAGCCACAAGAATAATGGAAGCATGGTGGTGAAAACGATTGATAAATCTATGATTTCACGAAATGTTACCGAAAATCTTGGAAATCTATTGACGAATATTTCGGGAGTAAATGTTCTTAAAACAGGAAATAATATTGCAAAACCGATTATTCACGGGCTTTACGGAAGCAGGGTTTCCATCCTTAATGATGGAGTGAAACTTGCCGAACAGGAGTGGGGAGTAGAGCATGCTCCGAATGTAGATGTCAATAATTTTGAACATATTGATGTTGTGAAAGGAGCGTCTGCCTTGAAGTATGGGAGTGGTGCTGTAGGTGGAGTTGTTGTTTTGCAGCCACAGATTTTGCCTAAAAAAGATACCATTATGGGAAATGTAGCTCTTTCCGGAATTTCTAACGGAAGAGGCGCTGATCTTAACGTAAAATTAGCAAAGACATGGAAAGATGGCTGGGCAATAAAAACCAATGGAAGTTATAAGAAACTTGGTGATCTTCAGGCTCCTGATTATGGTTTGATGAATACCGGGATTGAGAATTCAGGATTTAATTTTGGCGTTCAGAAAATGACTTTTAATAAAGGTTTTTCTTTTGACTACTATCTTACGAAAAGCTCGATTGGGATTCTTAGGAGTTCTCACGTCGGAAATTCTGAAGACCTGCGCTTGGCTCTTACATCATCTGAACCGATCTATCAAAGGGATTTTAGCTACGACATTGATAATCCGAGACAGGAGATCGAACATCATATCGCTAAAATTTCTGCTTATCAAAGGTTTGAAAATTTTGGGAAGATTACGGCTACCTACAGCTTCCAGTATAATCATAGAAAAGAATATGATATAAGACGTACAGAAGAGCTGAGCAAAAAACCGGCGTTAGACCTTGAATTGATAACCAATGATTTAAATATTAATCATTTGATAGAAAGAGGAAAATGGAATCTTGAAACCGGAATTAATGCAGGATATCAGAATAATTATTCTAATACTCAGACTGAAGCAAGACGCCTTGTTCCTAACTATGACAGATACTATGCGGGAATTTATTCTGTATTTAAATATAAAATGGCTCCCGTATTAGATCTTGAACTGGGAGGAAGATACGATTTTGATCATTATGAAGTCACAAAATGGTATGATTTGAGCGATTGGAACAAGCTTTATGCTGCAGATTATTCAGATTTTGAAGTAAGAGTAAATAAAAACAGGATTCTTACAAAACCTTCATTAAGCTATAATAATGTTTCGGTGAATGGAGGGATTGTTTATCATCCTTCTGAATATTTTGACCTGAAATTTAATTACGCAAGAGTTTCAAGATCTCCTAATGTAGCAGAGCTTTTTGCAGACGGGCTTCACCATTCTGCGGCAATTATTGAAAGAGGAGATATGAGAATGAAAAGTGAAACGGGAAATCAGTTTAATTTGGTTGCTGATGTGAAAGCAAACGTTTTAAAAGGATTAAATGTTTCTGTAAATCCGTATTTCTTTTATACTCAAAACTTCATTAATGAAATTCCTACGGGATATCAGAATACACAATGGGGAGGAGCTTTTGTAGTCTACAACTATCAGCAGATCGATGCTAAAATGTATGGGATAGACCTTGATGTGCAGCTTAAGATCACAGATCACCTGAACTATAAAGGAAGTGGTTCTTATGTATACGGTCAGGATCTTACGAATAATGTTCCTCTTATCCTGATGATGCCTCCGAATTTTAACAATTCATTGGAGTTCAATAAAAAAGAATGGAAAAACTTTTATTTTAATGTAAGTAACAATACTTATTTAAAACAAACGAGATTTCCTGTTTATAATGTTCCGATCAGATTATTCGATTCTGATGGAAACGCTTACAATGAAGAAGTAGATATTTCTACGCCACCAAGTGGATATTCGCTTTGGAACCTTCAGACAGGGGTGAATCTGTCTAAAAATTTCGGAGTTGATTTTTCAGTTCGAAATGTATTTAATAAGTCTTACAGAGATTATCTGAACAGGCTTCGTTTCTTTTCCAGCGAAATGGGAAGAAACTTTATTTTAACTCTTAAATATCAATTTTAA